ggagcaagccaactatgttgggaACTCAAGACAACCCCATGACCCTTATTCCAAGACTTACAACCctggttggaagaaccacccaaactttgggtgggaaaACCAACAAAACCAAGGACAAGACTAGAGACCttacaactccaaccactataACAACTCTACCTACCAACAACCCAACCAAAGATCATACCAGGCCCCACACAACAATTCTTTCCAACAGCCATATCAAGCACCAAATGGGCATCTTCAACCCCCAAGCTTCAATATGCCACCATCATCAAAGGATAGACTCTCCAAGATTGAATCCTTGCTTGAAATTCTATGAAAAGAATCTAAAGACATGAGGAGCTTCAGGGAGGAGGTGACCTCTAACATGCAAAACCAAGAGGCTGCTATCAAAAAACTTGAGACACAAGTGGATTACTTATCCAAACAAATTCTGACCCACTGCTCTCCAAGTGGTGCCAAGACAAACCAAAGggaggaatgcaaggccattacaCTAAGAAGTGGGAAGGAGCTGAAGGAAACCACAAGGGAGGCACAAGAGGAGCGAGTGGATGCAAATGAAAGTGATAAAGAAGAAGCGCCAACACCCCATCCTAGCCCACCTAAGGAAAAGGAGATCTTAAAACCATATGCTCCAAAGGCTCCATATCCTCAACGATTGAAGAAGGATGAAAAAGACAACCAATTTTCCAGATTTTTGGACATTTTCAAGCAGTTTCAAATCAATATTTCATTTGCTGAGGTACTAGAGCAAAttcctctgtatgccaagtttttgaaggagctgataaccaagaagagaagctggaggAATGATGAAATCGTGCTATTGATTGAGCAATGTAGTGCTATCATTCAGCACAAATTACCtcagaaattgaaggatcctggaagcttacaaatttcttgcatcataggagAAATAACAGTGGAGAAAGCCTTGTGTGATTTGGTAGCCAGTATAAATCTGATGTCCTTAGCAATGATGAGGAgaatgaagattgaggaagctaagccaacaagaatggcactccaACTAGCAGACAGATCATTCAAATTTCCTCATTGAGTGGTAGAAGATCTATTAGTGAAAGTGGGAGATTTTATATTCCCAGCATATTTTGTAGTGTTGGATATGGATGAGGAAGCTAAGGCCTCAATCATTTTGGAAAGACTAATTTTGGCAACAGCTGGGTTCTATCATAGATATCCAAAAGGGTGAACTTACCTTTAGGCTACATGATGTGAAGATGGTGTTTAATGTGTTTaaggccatgagttacccaTAAGAACCACTAGGAGAATACATGAGAGTGGATGCAATCAAAGTTTTAGTGCAAGAAACATTTGAAGAGAAAGATCTTGAGGAGGTGTAAGAAGAAGACCCCATGTCAACTAGTGAAGCCGCAGTAACCCGAGCAACAGAGTCACCTATCTCAAGCACATTAGAGGAGAAGATTGAAGTGAAGGAGACACCAAAACTTGAGCTGAAAGCATTACCTCCTactctcaagtatgcatacttgggGAGTGCTGAAAGTTATCCAGTGATTATCAATGCTGCCCTCAGtcaaaaacaagaagaaaagttgATCAAGGTGCTACAAAAATATCAagatgccattggatggaccCTTGCTGATATAAAGGGGAAAAGCCCTTCCATGTGCATGCATAAGATGCTATTGGAAGAAGATGCCAAGCCTTCTATTCAACCTCAAAGAAGGTTGAATCCAGTcatgaaagaagtggtgcaAAAGGAAGTCATGAAGCTATGGCAATCAGGGGTGATCTATCCAATTTCAGATAGTCCATGGGTGAGCCCCGTCCAGGTGGTtcctaaaaagggaggcatcaTTGTTGTACCCAATAAGAGGAATGAACTCATCCCTATAAGAACTGTAACAGAATGGAGGATGTACATTGACTACAGGAAACTCAATGATGCCacttgttccgagggttacctgaaagtgtaggtcgatcttggacgagatcttctgtattgGTCGGAGCAGTTGTGTCCGACtggttggacttggtgatggtgctgatcctttgcctccggagggtggtggtacctgcaagggactccgatgcttaagttagcaagggtattaagcatttttttagtagaatcagagtataagttatacctgggtgcttcagtatatttataatggcgtagagtgacctttttaggtaagataagttagttatcttatcttatctttatcttatcttcaagtgaggtcatcttatcttcaagggaaccacctTTCTCTCTATAGGCtcgggctgcctttggatttgggtcgtgttcctctatttggtcCCTTCGTTGGGCTTCTCCTggcaatttggccgagctctttgagaagaggtcgggtagcTTGACCTGAGGAGGTCGGTCGTCCCGTTGCTAATCATCCTGGgtcagacagctcgacccagggtatgaacagtgcccctgctcgagctcggtgttccttttgaggtcgagtctttaattttaggacttcgatccttctctggtgaagccgaactcgagcattttgtcgacttcttctttgtagagttctcctttgaatgcagaacgttttcttttgcttcttctttaaaaGCGCGCACTTTTACATTAGCGCTTTTAGCCTTGGGAACGGGCGAGGATTTAGTACACTCATTAGTTGTTTTTAATTGCACCATTTCTCTTAGCCTttccattttgaattttcactttttagaaaaatggtttctcttctCCGTAacttcccttttttttctctttctgttTTTACCTGAAGTTTgcagtttttatttttcttcctgcGACACTGCTTCGGTGAttattttgtgctttccttgttCGTGAAAGGGCGACTTCCTGACTCCATTTCCTACCTTCAATTTTATTGAGGCCTTCGGCTTTCCCaggttggttcttctttctgcTCTTTTACTTCCTTCGTTGTTTTGCATTCAATTTTTGACTTTGCTGTGATACATGCTGTCACTGAGGCTTTTGAAAGATTGTTCCTTTGATGTTTTTTCTCTTTGTTGGTAACTGTGATGAATGAACAATAATTTTGCTGATGAACCTTTGTAGAAAGTAACGATTTTTGATGGCTTGTTttgattttgtgttgtttgcccgCTTGGGAGAGGGTTTGTTTTTCTGAAAAAGGTGGCATCTTTAATGACTTCTTTTTGATTTGTAGCTTTCTGGTTAATGACTTTCTTTTCGGGATGTCGCCTTTTGGGAGAGGGCTTTTGCTGGAAGTTTTATTGGGATGTTAGTCTTGTAGGATTTTTTGAGTCCTAGttctgcctccaaaggatgcccctggatctTTTTGGAGTgggtcctggggtttccttttgtTGCATATACTACGCTAGATTATATTATCCGAGTTGTTTTGATTTGTTCGAGATATTTTTTGAGTAATCCAATTCTTCTTTTCCtgttgtaggactagttgacctcatatcttctcgcaaaaatattattgagaCATCTTCCCAAGTCCTTGAGGGCATGGCTGATTGGGTGGATTCTATGGTTCTTTTATGTGTTTCATTGGTTGACTCCGAGTTTTGTCAGCAACTTAGGCAAtttcataggatttgtggtaatggtggtgatgagaagaactatgagCTCGTATCTCCAACTTCTGAGGAAAGGGTCTGTTTTTCTACCC
The Arachis duranensis cultivar V14167 chromosome 5, aradu.V14167.gnm2.J7QH, whole genome shotgun sequence genome window above contains:
- the LOC107489493 gene encoding uncharacterized protein LOC107489493: MRSFREEVTSNMQNQEAAIKKLETQVDYLSKQILTHCSPSGAKTNQREECKAITLRSGKELKETTREAQEERVDANESDKEEAPTPHPSPPKEKEILKPYAPKAPYPQRLKKDEKDNQFSRFLDIFKQFQINISFAEHKLPQKLKDPGSLQISCIIGEITVEKALCDLVASINLMSLAMMRRMKIEEAKPTRMALQLADRSFKFPH